In Saccharomonospora marina XMU15, one genomic interval encodes:
- a CDS encoding ABC transporter substrate-binding protein, translating into MATLVAGMSAACGGGSGDTEQVALGKNDTLTITTFSTFGYDGLIKKWNADPNRPFKVEHTVISEWDTWKQNLTTNLQAGTGLTDIVAIEGDAMPQFLAPGASDQFVDLADPSLDGRWVDYKYKEGQTSDGKQIGYPTDAGPEAICYRADLFRKAGLPTERDEVAKLFDTWEHYFATGEEFVEKVPGTKWYDSSGSIAQAMLNQTKYPFQKADNTVDIDNAELKGVYDTVTKYAPTLSTRVVQWKDDWVANFTNDGFATMPCPGWMFANIKDSAPDVEGWDIADAFPGGGGNWGGSFLAVPTQSQHQAEAAQFANWLTDADQQVAAFEEAGNFPANTAAAQQLVSRDVTDPYFNDAPTIEILANRAEAVEPGVPYKGDKYSDILGLLQTAIQRVDEGASPDSSWQTFAAAVGQLS; encoded by the coding sequence GTGGCGACCCTCGTCGCGGGCATGTCCGCCGCGTGCGGCGGCGGTAGCGGTGACACCGAGCAGGTCGCGCTCGGCAAGAACGACACACTGACCATCACGACGTTCAGCACCTTCGGCTACGACGGCCTCATCAAGAAGTGGAACGCCGACCCCAACCGGCCGTTCAAGGTCGAGCACACCGTCATCTCGGAGTGGGACACCTGGAAGCAGAACCTCACCACGAACCTCCAGGCGGGCACCGGCCTCACCGACATCGTCGCCATCGAGGGTGACGCGATGCCCCAGTTCCTGGCACCGGGCGCGTCCGATCAGTTCGTGGACCTGGCCGATCCGTCACTCGACGGCCGCTGGGTCGACTATAAGTACAAGGAGGGCCAGACCAGCGACGGCAAGCAGATCGGCTACCCGACCGACGCGGGCCCGGAGGCGATCTGCTACCGCGCGGACCTGTTCCGGAAGGCAGGCCTTCCCACCGAGCGCGACGAAGTAGCCAAGCTGTTCGACACCTGGGAGCACTACTTCGCCACGGGCGAGGAGTTCGTCGAGAAGGTTCCCGGCACGAAGTGGTACGACTCGAGCGGTTCGATCGCCCAGGCGATGCTGAACCAGACCAAGTACCCCTTCCAGAAGGCCGACAACACGGTCGACATCGACAACGCTGAGCTGAAGGGCGTCTACGACACCGTCACCAAGTACGCCCCAACGCTGTCGACGAGAGTCGTCCAGTGGAAGGACGACTGGGTGGCCAACTTCACCAACGACGGCTTCGCGACGATGCCGTGTCCAGGCTGGATGTTCGCCAACATCAAGGACTCCGCACCGGATGTCGAGGGCTGGGACATCGCCGACGCCTTCCCCGGCGGCGGCGGCAACTGGGGCGGCTCCTTCCTCGCCGTACCCACGCAGTCGCAGCACCAGGCAGAGGCCGCGCAGTTCGCCAACTGGCTGACCGACGCCGACCAGCAGGTCGCCGCGTTCGAAGAGGCGGGCAACTTCCCCGCCAACACCGCCGCTGCGCAGCAACTCGTCTCCAGGGACGTAACGGACCCGTACTTCAACGACGCTCCCACCATCGAGATCCTCGCCAACCGCGCGGAGGCGGTGGAGCCGGGAGTGCCGTACAAGGGTGACAAGTACTCCGACATCCTCGGTCTCCTGCAGACCGCGATCCAGCGAGTCGACGAAGGCGCCTCGCCGGATTCGTCCTGGCAGACGTTCGCGGCCGCCGTCGGCCAGCTCTCCTGA
- a CDS encoding carbohydrate ABC transporter permease, which produces MTRRPGFLVYGLLAAFLAGSAFPLYWSFVIGSVTRQRAIQTPPPLVPGGHFLENASKVFDRIDFWSALANSILISGVSALSVVLFCTLAGYAFAKLRFRGSNALLVVVIITMAVPPQLALIPLLREFNNLGLTGTHFAVALPWLVTAFGVFFMRQYLVDAIPDELIEAARVDGCSMIRTFWTVAMPAARPAMAILALFTFMQAWTDFMWPLVILQGSDVQTLQTALDQLKISSGQGFSDLALLQAGTILATVPLILLFIATGRHLVSGIMQGAVKG; this is translated from the coding sequence ATGACCCGCCGACCAGGTTTTCTCGTCTACGGCCTGCTCGCCGCGTTCCTGGCCGGCTCGGCGTTCCCGCTGTACTGGTCGTTCGTGATCGGTTCGGTGACCAGGCAGCGGGCGATCCAGACGCCCCCGCCGCTGGTTCCCGGTGGTCACTTCCTCGAGAATGCCTCAAAAGTCTTCGACCGGATCGATTTCTGGTCCGCCCTGGCCAATTCGATCCTCATCTCGGGGGTCTCGGCTCTTTCGGTGGTGCTGTTTTGCACGCTCGCCGGATACGCCTTCGCCAAGCTCCGCTTCCGAGGTAGCAACGCGTTGCTGGTCGTCGTGATCATCACCATGGCCGTGCCTCCGCAGCTGGCGCTGATCCCGCTGCTGCGGGAATTCAACAACCTTGGACTGACCGGCACGCATTTCGCGGTCGCGCTGCCCTGGCTCGTGACCGCGTTCGGGGTGTTCTTCATGCGGCAGTACCTTGTCGACGCCATCCCCGACGAGTTGATCGAGGCCGCCCGAGTCGACGGTTGCTCGATGATCCGTACTTTTTGGACGGTAGCGATGCCTGCGGCGCGCCCTGCGATGGCGATCCTTGCCCTGTTCACCTTCATGCAGGCCTGGACCGACTTCATGTGGCCGCTGGTCATCCTGCAGGGCTCCGACGTGCAGACCCTGCAGACCGCGCTCGATCAGCTCAAGATCTCCTCCGGGCAGGGATTCAGTGACCTGGCGCTGCTGCAGGCGGGCACCATCCTGGCCACCGTTCCGCTCATTCTCCTGTTCATCGCGACCGGCCGGCACCTCGTGTCCGGCATCATGCAAGGAGCCGTCAAAGGATGA
- a CDS encoding GH1 family beta-glucosidase gives MTMQTSPATPQTVRFPDGFLWGAATASYQIEGAVDEDGRTPSIWDVYSRLPGAILNGDTGDVACDHYHRMPEDVALMKRLNLGSYRFSTAWPRVRPDGAAVNQKGIDFYSALVDELLEAGIVPWVTLYHWDLPQALEDKGGWLNRDTAHRFVEYATTVYDALGDRVQYWTTLNEPYCSSLLGYTAGRKAPGRQEGVAGLIAAHHLLLAHGMAVDELRGLGATPENGKQVGITLNLTTAEAFDPAEEADVDAARRVDGFFNRLFLEPLFNGRYADDLATDTEGMTYQDRPWQDWIRDGDLDLISRPLDALGVNYYSPQGASGRPHEDLLGAGVPHATRPAASPFPGGEEIVFPRRGLPTTAMDWEVRPEALTRLLERVRDEYAVPPIYITENGAAYDDVVTPDGAIHDSDRRRYIDLHLRAINDAINDGVDVRGYFVWSLLDNFEWAFGYHNRFGIIHVDYDTQVRTPKDSGLWYAGVAATNQLPGV, from the coding sequence ATGACCATGCAGACCTCACCCGCCACGCCCCAGACCGTGCGCTTCCCCGATGGTTTCCTGTGGGGCGCGGCCACGGCGTCGTACCAGATCGAGGGCGCGGTAGACGAGGACGGCCGCACGCCGTCCATTTGGGACGTGTACTCGCGGCTGCCCGGCGCGATCCTCAACGGTGACACCGGCGACGTGGCGTGCGACCACTACCACCGGATGCCGGAGGACGTCGCGCTCATGAAGCGGCTCAACCTCGGCTCCTACCGGTTCTCCACCGCCTGGCCACGGGTGCGTCCCGACGGCGCCGCGGTCAACCAGAAGGGAATCGACTTTTACAGCGCGCTGGTCGACGAACTGCTCGAGGCGGGCATCGTCCCCTGGGTGACGCTGTATCACTGGGACCTACCCCAGGCACTGGAGGACAAGGGCGGCTGGCTCAACCGCGACACCGCGCACCGCTTCGTCGAGTACGCTACGACCGTGTACGACGCGCTTGGCGACCGAGTCCAGTACTGGACCACGCTCAACGAGCCGTACTGCTCCTCGCTGCTGGGCTACACCGCGGGCCGCAAGGCACCCGGCAGGCAGGAGGGCGTCGCCGGCCTCATCGCCGCCCACCACCTGCTGCTCGCCCATGGCATGGCCGTCGACGAGCTACGCGGCCTCGGCGCGACGCCCGAAAACGGCAAGCAGGTCGGCATCACGCTCAACCTGACCACCGCTGAGGCGTTCGATCCTGCCGAGGAAGCCGACGTGGACGCAGCCCGACGTGTCGACGGGTTCTTCAACCGGCTCTTCCTGGAACCGCTTTTCAACGGTCGCTACGCCGACGACCTGGCTACCGACACCGAGGGCATGACCTACCAGGACCGGCCGTGGCAGGACTGGATCCGCGACGGCGACCTCGACCTGATCAGTAGGCCGCTGGACGCGCTCGGCGTCAACTACTACAGCCCGCAGGGCGCGAGTGGGCGTCCGCACGAGGACCTACTGGGAGCCGGCGTGCCGCACGCAACCCGCCCGGCCGCGTCGCCGTTCCCCGGTGGGGAGGAGATCGTGTTCCCTCGCCGGGGGTTGCCGACGACGGCGATGGACTGGGAAGTGCGGCCGGAGGCACTCACCCGACTACTCGAACGGGTGCGCGACGAGTACGCGGTGCCGCCTATCTACATCACCGAGAACGGTGCCGCCTACGACGACGTGGTGACGCCGGACGGCGCGATCCACGACAGCGATCGGCGCCGTTACATCGATCTCCACCTGCGCGCGATCAACGACGCGATCAACGACGGGGTCGACGTGCGCGGCTACTTCGTCTGGTCGCTGCTCGACAACTTCGAGTGGGCTTTCGGCTACCACAACCGGTTCGGCATCATCCACGTCGACTACGACACGCAGGTCCGCACGCCGAAGGACAGCGGGCTGTGGTACGCGGGTGTCGCCGCCACCAACCAGCTACCGGGAGTCTGA
- a CDS encoding carbohydrate ABC transporter permease has product MSDNVSATARAAESPATLAVAPTPQAGAAGGGPKRRTFSQRFDRWDLKFSPYLYVLPFFLVFGLIGFFPMVYTGYLSFFSWPRFSPEHGEAVGWANYIHVLQDPVFAKALVNTLGIFLLSSSTQILVATIIAALLNTSLRGSGWWRMGVILPFVVAPAAAALIFGSLFADNAGLVNHILSGLGLPEIEWHANRPASWLAIATMVNWRWTGYNTLILLAAMVAIPRYLYEAAVIDGAGPVRQFFSVTLPSIRPTMLFVIITSTIGGLQIFTEPRLFDTNLQHQGGADYQYQTLTMYIFNTANSSTDPYPRAAAASWILVLIIIGFALVNFLITRAVHRRNQI; this is encoded by the coding sequence GTGAGTGACAACGTATCGGCCACGGCCAGGGCCGCCGAATCACCGGCGACCCTGGCCGTGGCCCCCACCCCGCAGGCGGGTGCGGCGGGAGGCGGGCCCAAGCGCCGCACGTTCTCCCAGCGGTTCGACCGCTGGGATCTGAAGTTCTCGCCGTACCTCTACGTCCTTCCGTTCTTTCTGGTATTCGGGCTCATCGGGTTCTTCCCGATGGTCTACACCGGATACCTGTCGTTCTTCTCCTGGCCGCGCTTCAGCCCGGAACACGGCGAAGCGGTGGGCTGGGCCAACTACATCCACGTGCTGCAGGACCCCGTCTTCGCCAAGGCACTCGTCAACACGCTCGGGATCTTCCTGCTCTCCTCGTCGACGCAGATTCTCGTGGCGACGATCATCGCGGCGCTGCTCAACACCAGCCTGCGAGGCAGCGGCTGGTGGCGCATGGGGGTCATCCTGCCGTTCGTCGTCGCCCCCGCGGCGGCCGCGCTGATCTTCGGCTCGCTGTTCGCCGACAACGCAGGCCTGGTCAACCACATCCTCAGCGGCCTCGGGCTGCCCGAAATCGAGTGGCACGCCAACCGGCCCGCGAGCTGGCTGGCCATCGCCACCATGGTCAACTGGCGCTGGACCGGCTACAACACGCTGATCCTGCTCGCCGCGATGGTGGCCATTCCGCGCTACCTCTACGAGGCGGCCGTGATCGACGGGGCAGGCCCGGTGCGGCAGTTCTTCAGCGTGACCCTGCCCTCGATCCGGCCGACGATGCTGTTCGTCATCATCACGTCGACGATCGGCGGGTTGCAGATCTTCACCGAGCCTCGACTGTTCGACACCAACCTGCAGCACCAGGGCGGCGCGGACTACCAGTACCAGACGCTGACGATGTACATCTTCAACACGGCCAACAGCAGCACCGACCCGTACCCGAGGGCCGCGGCCGCCTCCTGGATTCTTGTGCTCATCATCATCGGGTTCGCGCTGGTCAACTTCCTCATCACCCGCGCTGTCCACCGAAGGAACCAGATATGA
- a CDS encoding LacI family DNA-binding transcriptional regulator has product MARLAGVSRATASRAINGGSRVSARAQRAVEDAVRRLGYTPNTAARSLVTRRTDSVALIVPEPDEHVFSDPFFARTLHVVTNVLSERDLQVVLLIARPGDDKQRVLRYLRGRHIDGAIVVSHHRDDGLSDRLAALELPSTFIGRPWTCTDQLSYVSTDNFDGANKAARLLIERGCRRIGTIAGPADMTVGRDRLEGWRQALTGAGLPTDAVVHGDFTEAGGADACETLLQAHPDLDGLVVASDLMASGAIRVLTARGRRVPDDIAVTGYDDLGIAERTDPPLTTLRNPISEMAEQAALLLIEQLDGDDISPRHAVFTPTLIRRRSA; this is encoded by the coding sequence GTGGCCCGGCTGGCCGGAGTCAGCCGGGCCACCGCCTCGCGCGCCATCAACGGCGGTTCCCGGGTGAGTGCCCGCGCCCAGCGGGCGGTCGAGGACGCCGTACGACGGCTGGGCTACACGCCCAACACGGCGGCGCGATCGCTTGTCACCCGGCGTACCGACTCGGTGGCGCTCATCGTCCCCGAGCCCGACGAGCACGTCTTCTCCGACCCGTTCTTCGCGCGCACCCTGCACGTCGTCACCAACGTCCTCTCCGAGCGCGATCTTCAGGTGGTGCTCCTCATCGCGCGCCCGGGCGACGACAAGCAGCGCGTGTTGCGCTACCTGCGCGGACGCCACATCGACGGCGCCATCGTGGTCTCCCACCACCGCGACGACGGCCTTTCCGACCGCCTCGCGGCCCTCGAGTTGCCGAGTACGTTCATCGGTCGCCCGTGGACCTGCACGGACCAGCTTTCCTACGTCAGCACCGACAACTTCGACGGCGCCAACAAGGCCGCCCGCCTGCTCATCGAGCGCGGCTGCCGCCGGATCGGCACGATCGCAGGCCCCGCCGACATGACCGTTGGGCGCGACCGCCTCGAGGGATGGCGGCAGGCGCTCACCGGCGCGGGTCTGCCAACGGACGCGGTCGTGCACGGCGACTTCACCGAGGCCGGTGGCGCCGACGCCTGCGAAACCCTGCTGCAGGCCCACCCCGACCTCGACGGCCTCGTGGTGGCCTCGGACCTGATGGCGTCCGGGGCGATTCGAGTACTCACCGCGCGGGGCCGCCGCGTACCCGACGACATTGCCGTGACCGGCTACGACGACCTCGGCATCGCCGAGCGCACCGACCCGCCGCTGACCACGCTGCGCAACCCGATCTCCGAGATGGCCGAGCAAGCGGCCCTGCTACTCATCGAGCAACTCGACGGCGACGACATCAGCCCGCGTCATGCCGTCTTCACGCCTACCCTCATCCGGCGGCGAAGCGCGTAG